Below is a genomic region from Leptospira yasudae.
GGAATTGTCCACGTTGGAGGGCGCAACGGCAAAATCCAACAAAGCCAGATTCTCCGCCGTTTTTTGAAGAAGATTGACCGGTGTTGCGGTTAACGTTCCCGTATCCAAAAGGCTGCGGACGATCTGAAACGATTCCATTAGAAACGATTTCAGTTCTGCGGGATGCAGAGGATCGCCGTAATCCGCGTTGTGTTGCGCTCCTCCCGCCGTGAAATACTTATCCAAATTGAAAACCAATTCTTTCATCGCGGTATTCGGAGTTTTGAAATCGCTGAAACCCGCGCGCTTGAACATCATCTCGCCCAAGTCGTAGATAATGGAAATAAAACCGTCCTTAAGAGAGCGATCGGCGACCAGCGCCGGGTCAAAGAAACCGTTCAAAAGACTTTCCACGCCGGCTCTTGCGTTCGCGTTCGCGACCAAACCCTTATAACCGACGTCTTCGATCTCCACTAAAAGATCGCGCGTGCTTGTGCTTTTTAAATCGGATGCAAATTGTTGAATGGACTGAGTGACTTGGTCCTTCGTTTTGGAAAGATACTCCTGACGAATCGCGTTAGCCGAAATCGGAATCAGATTCCGCACCACCGGTTTCGGATACGCGCGGATTTTTTCAAAAAGAGGTTGAACCGCGTCGTACGCGGCGGGATTCGTAGTTTCCATCTTTTCGATCAATGAAGCTCCGTCGGAACTCAAGGTCTGAATGCTGGAACGGCTTACCAAAAGCGCGGACTGAGTGGCACGAAGGGTTCCGAGATTGTCTTCCCGGCTTGCTTTTGCCAGGTTGTCACCCAAGGCTTTGTTGAAATCAACGGGATCTAAACTGACAAAAAAGCTTTTGAGAACGGGGAATCCGTTCAAAACCGTAAATAGGGAAATTCCGTCGTACGAATTGACGTTATCAAAGAAAACCTTGGTATCGTATTTGGTGGATTGCGGTTTACATCCGAGTACAAAGAGGAGCGCAATCTGAAAAGCCATTAGAATTCTATAAAATAGAATTCGATTTTCAAAAATAGCGAGGGCAAAGTTTGACTTTCGATTGCTGTTTGTTTTCAAATTCATCCCTAAAATCCTCTTCGTCGGTTTCCCTGGAGGCATTCCCCTGTAACGTTCGTTACGGAGATTTATATATATACTAAATTCTAATTATTTTGCAAATATATGCAAATGTTTTTTTATATCAATCGTTCAAATTTTATATCGATCGCTACAATACATGATAAAAAGCTCATGTTTAATATAACGATCGTTATTTTTAAAGCAAAAAGCCTCTCAATACAAAAAGGGCCGGCCTCCCCTGGACGGAAGACCGGCCCTTCTCCGATTTAAAAATCGATGGAAAACCTATGCACCAGCGCTTTGAGGCGCGTATTTCTTCTTGTAGATCGCATATCCGATTCCTCCCAAAAGGAGAATCAACCAGATATACCAGAATTTAATCAGAAGAATGGTGATCGCCGTGATGACAAAGGCGATCACTCCTAAAACTACCTTGATCAGACCGCTGCCCAAATCCCCAAGAAACGGAATAAAGCTGAGCAGGGAAGTCAGAGGACCGGCCATCATAGTAAAACTCCCAAACATCGCGAGAAAGCCGATAAATCTTCCGACCCATTTCATCGTATTATCGTCGGACTTGATATCCGCCATCGTTTCCGCAAAACCACCCACGCTCGCATTCAAGAATTTATTTCCTTCCGAAGAAGTGAACTGACCGACTTTCGAACCCTTCACGTCTCCGATAAACGTCATATCGCCTTCCGGAATCGGAGTTACGGAAACCTTCACTCGTTCGCAGCCTTCCTTTTCGGATTCCGCACAAGACTTGGAGCTATGGAGATAACCGTCCGCATAAACGAAACCGTTGGAAATGATTTCGTCTTCGTTCGCGTCTCTCGAAGAAACCTGCGAAGTGAAATCAACGTCGCTTAAATTCACCGCGTAATTCTTACCGTCCGCAGTGATCGTTCCACCGTTCGCGGAATCTTCCTGATCTTTTACGGATTTTCTATGATAGGCTTTCGCGCGACAACCGGAGAGTTTAAAGCTGGAAGGATTTTCCGGAGAAGAGGTCCATTCCAAAACGCAGTTTCTCACTTCTTTCTTATTGCTTCCCGAACCTTCGGTCTTTACTTCTTCGTCCCACGCATACACTTCGGAACTCACCGCATACGAAATATACGGACCCGATTTTACGAATTCTCCGCCGAGCGAGTTCGCCTTTAAGGTTCCAGTCACGTAAGAAGGCTGACCTTCTTTTGCTTGGCCCGCCGGAACCGCGTTCTTCAATGCGGCGCTCGCCTGCTCGCAGGTTTCCACGTTGTAAATAATGATAAACGACACCGGTAACAAGACGATTCCTGTAAGAATACTCTTAAACGAGTTTCCCATTTGAGATAGGAAACCTACACTCTCCGTTGAGGACATTCCGTCCGGGCTTTCAAACGCCATTGTTTTTCTCCTTTCGTTGTTGGTGAGAATTTGCAGCCTCGCTTCTTTTTAATGCACGAAT
It encodes:
- a CDS encoding TMEM43 family protein — protein: MAFESPDGMSSTESVGFLSQMGNSFKSILTGIVLLPVSFIIIYNVETCEQASAALKNAVPAGQAKEGQPSYVTGTLKANSLGGEFVKSGPYISYAVSSEVYAWDEEVKTEGSGSNKKEVRNCVLEWTSSPENPSSFKLSGCRAKAYHRKSVKDQEDSANGGTITADGKNYAVNLSDVDFTSQVSSRDANEDEIISNGFVYADGYLHSSKSCAESEKEGCERVKVSVTPIPEGDMTFIGDVKGSKVGQFTSSEGNKFLNASVGGFAETMADIKSDDNTMKWVGRFIGFLAMFGSFTMMAGPLTSLLSFIPFLGDLGSGLIKVVLGVIAFVITAITILLIKFWYIWLILLLGGIGYAIYKKKYAPQSAGA